A part of Candidatus Delongbacteria bacterium genomic DNA contains:
- a CDS encoding excinuclease ABC subunit C, giving the protein MSRDFKYTENEKLNFRLNNLPSNPGVYMYFDKKGNIIYIGKAKVLKNRIRSYFLNVGKHQQFKTEVLVRKIHNLEYIITDNELEALVLEANLIKKHKPKYNIDLKDDKSYPYLAVTKELYPRLYITRSINKENTKYYGPYTNVKAMRELLSSLKKIAGIRNCDLNLTENSIKSGNYKLCLDYHIKICSGPCKGLDDPELYRKRVKEVISFLTGNDKELMNSLKKKMIEASDQLNFELAALCRDQIKTLENYLEKQKVESADQTATDYVAVACEDNDACCVVFKVRNGRMIARNHYFLDGVYQKNISEILEEFVSLYYQKTSDYPELLLSSTEVEEPETIVEWLSKLKGKKVYLKTPQIGEKNRMIFLAVKNAEQLLNDMKLEKLKKDYTPRSILSLKRDLNLEKAPEIIECFDISHFAGRQTVASMVCFKNAKPFKAGYRKFNIKTVEGIDDFASMEEVVRRRYVKLETEESLHTPDLVIIDGGKGQLSRAKKVFDELKLDIPVIGLAKRLEEVFFPGDSEPVMLPRTSSSLKLIQQLRDEAHRFAITFHRSKREKAQIHSILDEINGIGEKKRETLIKEFGSIEIIKNLTVEELTKIKGINESLATIILEKLKK; this is encoded by the coding sequence TTGAGCAGAGATTTTAAATACACTGAAAATGAAAAGCTAAATTTCAGGCTTAACAATTTACCTTCAAATCCTGGTGTATATATGTATTTTGATAAAAAAGGAAATATTATATATATAGGAAAAGCAAAAGTACTAAAAAACAGAATACGATCCTATTTTTTGAATGTCGGAAAACATCAGCAATTTAAGACAGAAGTTTTAGTTCGAAAAATTCACAATCTTGAATATATAATAACTGATAATGAATTGGAAGCTCTTGTTCTTGAAGCAAATCTTATCAAAAAACATAAACCAAAATACAATATCGATCTTAAAGATGATAAAAGTTATCCATATTTAGCAGTTACAAAAGAACTTTATCCTAGATTATACATAACAAGATCAATCAATAAAGAAAATACTAAGTACTACGGACCTTATACTAATGTTAAAGCAATGAGAGAGCTACTATCCTCACTAAAGAAAATTGCTGGTATAAGAAATTGTGATCTTAATCTAACAGAAAATTCTATCAAATCAGGAAATTATAAATTATGTTTAGATTATCACATAAAAATTTGTAGTGGACCATGTAAAGGTCTTGATGATCCTGAGTTATATAGAAAACGTGTTAAGGAAGTAATCTCTTTTTTAACTGGTAATGATAAAGAGTTGATGAACTCATTGAAAAAGAAAATGATTGAAGCTAGTGATCAACTAAATTTTGAGCTTGCAGCTCTTTGCAGAGATCAAATTAAAACTCTGGAAAACTATCTTGAAAAGCAAAAAGTGGAATCTGCTGATCAAACTGCTACCGATTATGTTGCTGTAGCATGTGAAGATAATGACGCTTGTTGTGTAGTATTTAAAGTAAGAAACGGAAGGATGATTGCAAGAAATCACTATTTTTTGGATGGCGTTTATCAAAAAAACATTTCTGAAATTCTTGAAGAATTTGTTTCACTTTACTATCAAAAAACTTCCGATTATCCTGAGTTATTACTATCCAGTACAGAAGTTGAAGAACCAGAGACTATTGTTGAATGGCTTTCAAAATTAAAAGGAAAAAAAGTATATCTCAAAACTCCACAAATTGGAGAAAAGAATAGAATGATTTTTTTGGCTGTAAAAAATGCAGAGCAATTGTTGAATGATATGAAGCTTGAAAAATTGAAAAAGGACTATACACCAAGAAGTATATTGTCATTGAAGAGAGATTTAAATCTTGAAAAAGCTCCAGAAATTATTGAGTGCTTCGATATTAGTCATTTTGCAGGAAGGCAAACTGTCGCGTCTATGGTATGTTTTAAAAATGCTAAACCTTTTAAAGCTGGTTATAGAAAATTTAATATTAAAACCGTGGAAGGTATCGATGATTTCGCATCTATGGAGGAAGTTGTTAGGAGGAGATATGTCAAACTTGAAACAGAAGAGAGTCTTCATACCCCTGATTTAGTAATCATTGACGGAGGTAAAGGACAATTATCCAGAGCAAAAAAAGTTTTTGATGAGCTTAAACTTGATATTCCTGTAATAGGTCTGGCAAAAAGATTAGAAGAAGTTTTTTTCCCAGGAGATAGCGAACCGGTTATGCTCCCAAGAACTTCATCATCTCTAAAACTAATTCAGCAATTAAGAGACGAAGCACACAGATTTGCAATTACATTTCACAGATCAAAGCGTGAAAAAGCACAAATCCATTCTATCTTGGATGAGATAAACGGTATCGGCGAAAAGAAAAGAGAAACATTAATAAAAGAGTTTGGAAGCATAGAAATAATAAAGAATTTGACAGTTGAAGAGCTAACAAAAATTAAAGGTATTAATGAATCTTTAGCTACAATAATTTTGGAAAAACTTAAAAAGTAA
- a CDS encoding 3-phosphoglycerate dehydrogenase translates to MKKILIATDKPFAAKAVDEIKKVVASNDGYELVMLEGYTDQADFVKAVSDVDAVIVRSDKATREVIEAGKNLKIIVRAGAGYDNVDLEAATEKGVCVMNTPGQNSNAVAELAFGMMITIARKKYTGKSGSELREKTVGIHAYGNVGKYVALIAKGFGMNVIAFDPFVSDEDIKKDGVTPVSTVEELYKKSDYLSLHIPANEKTKKSINFELLSTMKKGATLVNTARKEVICEEGLKKMMAERTDFKYVSDVAPDCQAELKEMYEERVLFTDKKMGAQTAEANINAGIAAAKQIIDFLENGNDKFRVNK, encoded by the coding sequence ATGAAAAAGATTCTAATTGCGACTGACAAGCCATTTGCAGCGAAAGCAGTAGATGAGATAAAAAAAGTAGTTGCTTCTAATGACGGTTACGAATTAGTAATGCTTGAAGGTTATACTGATCAGGCTGATTTTGTTAAAGCTGTTAGCGATGTTGATGCTGTTATCGTGAGATCTGATAAAGCTACTAGAGAAGTAATCGAAGCTGGAAAAAATCTAAAAATTATTGTTAGAGCTGGTGCTGGTTACGATAATGTTGATCTTGAAGCTGCTACTGAAAAAGGTGTATGCGTTATGAATACTCCTGGTCAAAACTCAAATGCCGTTGCAGAACTTGCATTTGGTATGATGATTACTATTGCCAGAAAAAAATATACTGGTAAATCAGGAAGTGAGTTGAGAGAGAAAACTGTTGGTATCCATGCTTATGGTAACGTAGGTAAATATGTTGCTTTGATTGCTAAAGGTTTTGGAATGAACGTAATAGCTTTTGACCCATTTGTTTCTGATGAAGACATCAAAAAAGACGGTGTAACTCCTGTTTCCACAGTTGAGGAACTTTACAAAAAATCTGACTATCTTTCGCTTCATATTCCTGCAAATGAAAAGACTAAAAAATCAATTAATTTTGAACTTTTAAGCACAATGAAAAAAGGTGCAACTCTTGTAAATACTGCAAGAAAAGAAGTTATTTGTGAAGAGGGTCTTAAGAAAATGATGGCTGAAAGAACTGATTTTAAATATGTTTCTGACGTTGCTCCTGATTGTCAGGCTGAACTTAAAGAGATGTACGAAGAGAGAGTTCTTTTTACTGATAAAAAAATGGGTGCTCAAACTGCTGAAGCAAATATCAATGCTGGTATTGCAGCTGCAAAACAGATCATCGATTTTCTTGAAAATGGAAATGATAAATTTAGAGTGAATAAATAA
- the serC gene encoding 3-phosphoserine/phosphohydroxythreonine transaminase, producing MTKRVFNFSAGPAMLPVPVLQKAADEMINYKDCGMSVMELSHRGSIYQDIIDRAEASLRKLMNIPENYKVLFLQGGASMQFLMIPMNFAVNKKADYINTGAWSKKAIEEAKKYGVDVHVAASSKESNYKYFPKLDSSMFRADADYIHITSNNTIYGTKCMTLPEVNVPVIADMSSNILSEEFDITKYAMVYAGAQKNIGPAGVTVCIIREDMIGKIENIPTMLDFKTHSDEGSMFNTPPTYGIYLAGLVFDYLLENGGVAAMEKINREKAQYIYDAIDNSTIFKAHVAQGEDRSLMNIPFFPDAEKYANAEELTTKFLKEASKEGFVTLKGHRSVGGMRASIYNAMPLEGCKKLAEFIEKFDRENR from the coding sequence ATGACTAAAAGAGTGTTTAATTTTTCAGCTGGTCCAGCTATGCTTCCAGTTCCAGTTCTTCAAAAAGCTGCAGACGAAATGATCAACTACAAAGATTGTGGTATGTCTGTTATGGAACTTTCTCACAGAGGATCGATTTATCAGGATATTATCGACAGAGCAGAAGCTTCATTAAGAAAACTGATGAACATCCCTGAAAACTACAAGGTTCTTTTCCTTCAAGGTGGTGCTTCAATGCAATTCCTTATGATTCCTATGAATTTTGCAGTTAACAAAAAAGCAGACTATATCAATACTGGTGCTTGGTCAAAAAAAGCTATCGAAGAAGCAAAAAAATATGGTGTAGATGTTCATGTTGCTGCTAGCTCAAAAGAATCTAACTACAAATACTTCCCAAAATTAGATTCTTCAATGTTTAGAGCTGATGCTGATTATATTCACATCACTTCAAACAACACAATCTATGGTACAAAATGTATGACTTTACCAGAAGTTAATGTTCCTGTGATAGCGGATATGTCTTCTAATATTCTTTCAGAAGAGTTTGACATCACTAAATATGCAATGGTTTATGCTGGTGCTCAGAAAAATATCGGTCCAGCTGGTGTTACAGTTTGTATTATCAGAGAAGATATGATTGGTAAAATCGAGAACATCCCTACAATGCTTGACTTCAAAACTCACAGCGATGAAGGTTCTATGTTCAATACTCCTCCAACATATGGTATTTATCTTGCTGGTCTTGTATTTGATTATCTTCTTGAAAATGGTGGTGTTGCAGCTATGGAAAAAATCAACAGAGAAAAAGCACAATACATTTATGATGCTATTGACAACTCAACAATTTTCAAAGCTCACGTTGCTCAAGGTGAAGACAGATCTCTTATGAATATTCCTTTCTTCCCAGATGCTGAAAAATATGCAAACGCAGAAGAACTTACTACAAAATTCCTTAAAGAAGCATCAAAAGAAGGATTTGTTACTCTTAAAGGACATAGAAGTGTTGGTGGTATGAGAGCTTCTATTTACAATGCAATGCCTTTAGAAGGATGTAAAAAACTTGCTGAATTCATCGAAAAATTTGACAGAGAAAACAGATAA
- the mtnA gene encoding S-methyl-5-thioribose-1-phosphate isomerase: MKIQDRVQRTIWFVSKREMRTIDQRCLPFRYEEFSLDCSEKVIFAIKEMVLRGAPLIGVAGAAGVYFALLELKENNNIEQFENTIQLIKNSRPTAINLVWAVDRVLRKIENYSDDYKLEAAFNEVNIIADEDVEMCRKIGLNGLELIKEVYRKKKDTVNILTHCNAGWLATVDWGTATSPIYHAQKEGIPVHVWVDETRPRNQGGKLTAYELMEQGVSSSLITDNAGGILMQKGLVDMVIVGSDRTSINGDVANKIGTYLKALAAKDNDIPFYVALPVSTFDRAIIDGVKEIPIEERSETEVTTIDGVDEQGNIVNIKIAPDKVKVYNPGFDVTPSRLITALITDKGVIKPIKDEIERVL; encoded by the coding sequence ATGAAAATACAAGATCGTGTTCAAAGAACAATTTGGTTTGTTTCTAAGCGAGAGATGAGGACTATTGATCAAAGGTGTCTTCCTTTTAGATATGAAGAATTCTCTTTAGACTGTAGTGAAAAAGTAATATTTGCCATAAAAGAAATGGTTTTAAGAGGTGCTCCCCTGATTGGTGTAGCTGGAGCTGCGGGGGTTTATTTTGCTTTACTTGAATTGAAGGAAAACAATAATATTGAGCAATTTGAAAATACAATACAATTGATAAAAAATTCGAGACCAACAGCCATAAATCTCGTTTGGGCAGTTGACAGGGTTTTAAGAAAAATTGAAAACTATAGTGATGATTACAAATTGGAAGCTGCTTTCAATGAAGTTAATATTATAGCAGATGAAGATGTGGAGATGTGTCGTAAAATTGGATTAAATGGTTTAGAGCTAATCAAAGAAGTTTATAGAAAAAAGAAAGATACTGTCAACATTCTAACTCATTGTAATGCAGGATGGCTTGCAACTGTGGATTGGGGAACCGCAACTTCTCCAATTTATCATGCTCAAAAGGAAGGAATTCCTGTGCATGTATGGGTAGATGAGACCAGACCTCGAAATCAAGGAGGAAAATTAACAGCATATGAACTTATGGAACAGGGAGTGTCTTCAAGTTTGATAACTGATAATGCTGGTGGAATTTTAATGCAAAAAGGATTGGTGGATATGGTCATTGTAGGTTCTGATCGAACAAGTATAAATGGCGATGTTGCAAACAAAATAGGGACTTATTTAAAAGCATTGGCTGCGAAAGATAATGATATTCCTTTTTATGTAGCTTTACCGGTTAGTACTTTTGATCGTGCTATTATTGATGGTGTGAAAGAAATTCCAATTGAAGAACGAAGTGAAACAGAAGTCACTACCATCGATGGTGTTGATGAGCAAGGAAATATTGTTAATATAAAAATAGCTCCAGACAAAGTGAAAGTTTATAATCCTGGGTTTGATGTCACTCCATCAAGGTTAATTACTGCTTTGATAACAGATAAAGGTGTTATCAAGCCAATAAAAGATGAAATAGAGAGAGTTTTGTAA
- a CDS encoding class II aldolase/adducin family protein, with protein MEGVIKFDFRNISNDVYDNDLVRELIDLRNQLNKLSLVAAYDDGLGYGNVSFRENDCFYITASQTGHLNSLEPENIVKILKTDPIDMLIEYSGNSKPSSESVSHYMIYNSNPKIDLIVHFHNFELWEKLSHDKTIISVTGEYGSKELAENLSKAVMAKNSGVIYMKDHEEGVIIFGSKSDVVRLFKRFCNVELR; from the coding sequence ATGGAAGGTGTAATAAAGTTTGATTTTAGAAACATTAGCAACGATGTTTATGATAATGATTTGGTGAGAGAATTGATTGATTTAAGAAATCAATTGAATAAATTATCACTCGTAGCTGCATATGATGATGGGTTAGGTTACGGAAACGTAAGTTTTAGAGAAAATGATTGTTTCTACATAACAGCCTCTCAAACTGGGCATTTGAATAGTCTTGAACCTGAAAATATTGTTAAAATTCTGAAAACAGATCCAATTGATATGCTCATAGAATATTCAGGTAATTCAAAACCTTCATCGGAATCGGTATCTCATTACATGATCTATAATTCTAATCCAAAAATTGACTTGATCGTTCATTTTCACAATTTTGAACTATGGGAAAAATTATCACATGATAAAACAATTATTTCTGTCACTGGTGAATATGGCTCGAAAGAACTCGCAGAAAATCTTTCAAAAGCAGTAATGGCTAAAAATAGTGGCGTAATTTATATGAAAGACCATGAGGAAGGTGTGATTATTTTTGGAAGTAAAAGTGATGTTGTAAGGTTGTTTAAAAGATTTTGCAACGTAGAGTTGCGATAG